The Dissulfurirhabdus thermomarina region CTACGACCCGGACATCGCCAGCGACTGCTACCGGTGCCACCCGGGCAACAACGTGAACTGCTACCGCGGCCACCACACCGGGAAGGGCCTCTGGTGCACCGACTGCCACGGGGACCTCAACAAGCGGGTGGCCGAGGGCCAGCTCCTCCAGCCCTGGTCCGACAAGACCCTCCCCACCTGCGAGAAGTGCCACGGCGACACGGGGAAGGTGGACGGCAAGAGCTACCTCAACATGGGGATCTTCGGGCAGTACCTCAATGGCCGCGGGCACAAGGATCACAAGATCCTCTGCTCTTCCTGCCACGGCGAGCCGCATGCCCTCTATCCCTCCACCCTGGCGGCCGACAACGCCCAGAACGTGGCGCTCCAGGGTGACCCCCGCGCCATCGGCGTGTGCAACGTCTGCCACACCGACCGGGGCACGGACTGGAAGAAGCCGCCGCACTGAGGCGGTCCCCGTCAGCGCGATGAATCCGGCCGGGGTGGCCCTTCGGCTGGTTCGTCCCTCCGCCCCCGCCTTTTTAGGCGGGGGCTTTTTTGATGATGGCGCCGCAAAAATGCGCGGGCTGTTGCGTTTTCCCCCGGATGCCTCCGTCATCGTGGCGCATCCGGCGGGCACCTTTCGGGGGTGCCGCCGCCCCGCCGGCGTGCGTTCCCGGCAGGGGGGCGGTGTCAGCCGGGCGTGATCCCGAACTTCTTGAGGCGGTAGCGCAGGGAGTCGTAGCCGATGCCGAGGAGCCGGGCCGCCTGGGCCCGGTTGCCCCCGGTCCGCCGGAGCGCCTGCTCGAGGAGGTCCCGCTCCAGGTCCTCGAGCCGGATGCCGTCCGGCGGCAGGACGAAGGCGCCGGGAGGGGACGCGGCGCCCGGGGCGGCCTCCCCGAGGATCTCCCGGGGCAGGTGCTCCGGCTGGATGGACTCGGTGTCCTTGAGCACCACGAGGCGTTCCACCACGTTCTTGAGTTCCCGGATGTTGCCGGGCCAGGCATAGGCCTGGAGCAGGCGGAGGGCCTCCGGGGCGAAATCCCGGATCCGCGGCTTGTTGTACCGGGCCGAGAAGCGGGCGAGGAAGTGCCGGGCCAGGGGCGGGACGTCCTCGGGCCGCTCGCGGAGCGGCGGGATCCGGAGGTGGAAGGCGTTGAGCCGGTAGAAGAGGTCGAGCCGGAAGGTCCCTTCCTCCACGGCGGGCTGGAGGTCCCGGTTGGTGGTGGCGATGACGCGGACGTCCACGGGGATGTCCTCCTCGCCCCCGACCCGGCGCATCTCCCGTTCCTCCAAGACCCGGAGGAGTTTCCCCTGGAGGGCGGGATGCATCTCGCCGATCTCGTCGAGGAGGAGGCAGCCCCCGTCGGCCAGCTCGAAGAGGCCCTTCTTCTCGGTCTTGGCGTCGGTGAAGGCCCCGCGCTCGTGGCCGAAGAGCTCCGACTCGAGGAGGTTCTCCGGCAGCGCCGCGCAGTTGACCCGGATGAAGGGCATGGAGCCCTCCCGGTCCAGGAGGCGGTGGAAGTTCTTGGCGAAGACCTCCTTCCCCGTGCCGCTCTCCCCGGTGATGAGCACGGTGTTCACCCGGGCGGCGGCGAGCTGTTCGAGTTCGGCGGTGAGGGCCCGGAGGGCCGCCGACTCCCCGAGGATCTCCACCGACGCCTCCCCCGCGCACATCCGGCGGAAGTAGCCGAGCTCCGCCCGCATGCGTTCCCGTTCCAGGATGTTCCGGACGACGATCCGGACCTCGTCCATGTGGAAGGGCTTGGTGATGTAGTCGGCGGCCCCGAGCTTCATGGCCTGGACGGCGGTGCCGGCGCGGTCGTCCGCGGTGAGCATGACGACCCGGACGGAGAGGCCGCGGCGGGAGATCTCCTTGAGGAGGGAGAGCCCGTCGATCCCCGGCAGGTGGATGTCCATGAGGAGGACGTCGGGGGACCATGCCTCGAGCGTCTCCAGGAGGCCCTCCGGCGTTACGGCCGCCTTGACCCGGTGGCCCTCCTTCTCGAGGGCGCGGGCCACCATGGAGGTGATGAGGTCGTCGTCGTCGAGGATGAAGACCTTGCCCTTGCGTTTCATGGGGGATCCTTTCGGCGGGCGGGCAGGATCACTGCGAAGGTCATCCCGCCCCCCGGGTTCGCCCGGGCCTGGATGTCGCCGCCGTTGGCGGTGACCAGGTTGTGGGTGATGGTGAGCCCGAGCCCGGTGCCCTTGTGCTTGGTGGTGAAGAAGGGTTCGAAGATCCGGTGGAGTTCTCCCGGGGGAACACCG contains the following coding sequences:
- a CDS encoding sigma-54-dependent transcriptional regulator — encoded protein: MKRKGKVFILDDDDLITSMVARALEKEGHRVKAAVTPEGLLETLEAWSPDVLLMDIHLPGIDGLSLLKEISRRGLSVRVVMLTADDRAGTAVQAMKLGAADYITKPFHMDEVRIVVRNILERERMRAELGYFRRMCAGEASVEILGESAALRALTAELEQLAAARVNTVLITGESGTGKEVFAKNFHRLLDREGSMPFIRVNCAALPENLLESELFGHERGAFTDAKTEKKGLFELADGGCLLLDEIGEMHPALQGKLLRVLEEREMRRVGGEEDIPVDVRVIATTNRDLQPAVEEGTFRLDLFYRLNAFHLRIPPLRERPEDVPPLARHFLARFSARYNKPRIRDFAPEALRLLQAYAWPGNIRELKNVVERLVVLKDTESIQPEHLPREILGEAAPGAASPPGAFVLPPDGIRLEDLERDLLEQALRRTGGNRAQAARLLGIGYDSLRYRLKKFGITPG